Proteins found in one Dermacentor silvarum isolate Dsil-2018 chromosome 8, BIME_Dsil_1.4, whole genome shotgun sequence genomic segment:
- the LOC125947311 gene encoding kunitz-type serine protease inhibitor PILP-3-like, protein MAYFAFLTLVTLVASNYLISGTDWRELVNNDCKPPAGDLKLPQCEQPVRPGMSCPTDHNPQCRDQWYYDNRTGECLHFSYAGCSGNTNNFGSKQDCEKKCKPQEVKSTS, encoded by the exons ATGGCTTATTTTGCATTCCTCACACTCGTCACGCTCGTTGCAAGCAACTACCTAATCAGTGGAACCGACTGGAGAGAGC TGGTGAACAATGATTGCAAACCACCAGCGGGTGATCTGAAGCTACCACAGTGTGAGCAGCCAGTTAGACCAGGGATGTCGTGCCCGACCGATCATAATCCCCAGTGTCGTGATCAATGGTACTACGACAATCGTACTGGTGAATGTCTTCACTTTTCGTATGCTGGGTGCAGCGGAAATACCAACAATTTTGGATCCAAGCAGGATTGTGAGAAAAAATGCAAGCCTCAAG AAGTGAAATCAACCTCTTGA